One window of Anaerolineales bacterium genomic DNA carries:
- a CDS encoding ATP-binding protein produces the protein MDNSNDIRGNGKIKAGPTQANVESEIPKLEAIEDNPEILRRAAQSAGAVAFVHFDPNAAKSNMVEGLVHNDDLTKIHRGLYVHILSLKDGRHYTGRVVEGPFYDPDALKRDSTPVKFIILNQGEGKALALPEYHARVQIEILGEERSNVLHGATRRPHPASPIFPYDSTLMSDMLHMQGNLILGLLDNYDDVLVRVDENDKGVVPRNWLTVGTIGSGKSNTNQVFIEETLAANYAQIVVDPEGEYIFMDQQSEMPGIEADLKPYHREPAGVKGITVYHPPLSKSKRDGAIEFSVPFDSLSPDIVVELAEMNAAQQTRFTFLYEQAIKCIQKEKEQQGKKNSKPEEDLDISRGYPGITLKRLIDMLWEELRYYDWKRAHKSDKKEGKKKSGKKGEEEEALSTEEVNLRQMEIYCHRYNLEPLIQEQYDASSYGALSKKLRELDMARIFDRQNTPPLDIKKLCKPGHLSVIDMSDADSQQVINIVIADLLARTYHYKMSLSEEENVENKVFLTIEEAHGFVSREKQDKMEQTLDQLRRIARRGRKRWLALHFVTQSPQHLPSELFELANNKIIHQTTGSENLRVLKAAAGNVNQAIWEDVPSLGRGRAIVVSSQYPHPIITRIRPASSRRNFTS, from the coding sequence ATGGATAATTCGAATGACATTCGCGGAAATGGAAAAATCAAAGCTGGGCCCACACAGGCCAATGTTGAATCAGAAATCCCCAAACTAGAGGCAATAGAAGACAACCCCGAGATTTTACGTCGTGCGGCACAATCAGCAGGTGCAGTAGCATTTGTTCATTTTGACCCAAATGCAGCTAAAAGTAATATGGTGGAAGGCCTCGTGCATAACGACGATTTGACAAAAATTCACCGTGGCCTCTATGTGCATATACTTAGCTTGAAAGATGGCCGTCACTATACGGGTAGAGTCGTAGAAGGACCATTCTACGATCCTGATGCTCTCAAACGCGACTCAACACCAGTGAAATTTATCATCTTGAATCAGGGAGAGGGTAAAGCACTTGCTTTGCCAGAGTATCATGCAAGAGTTCAAATAGAAATTCTTGGTGAAGAGCGAAGCAATGTGTTACACGGTGCAACGAGACGTCCGCACCCCGCGTCTCCAATCTTTCCGTACGATTCGACTCTCATGAGTGACATGTTACATATGCAGGGCAACTTAATTTTGGGGCTGTTAGATAATTACGATGACGTTTTAGTACGAGTGGACGAGAATGATAAAGGGGTAGTGCCTCGCAATTGGTTAACTGTAGGAACGATTGGGAGCGGCAAGTCTAATACTAATCAAGTATTTATTGAAGAAACCTTGGCAGCTAATTATGCACAAATAGTTGTGGATCCTGAGGGCGAGTATATTTTTATGGATCAGCAGTCCGAAATGCCAGGTATCGAGGCAGATCTAAAGCCATATCACCGTGAACCAGCAGGAGTAAAAGGTATTACTGTCTATCATCCACCTTTATCGAAGTCAAAGAGGGATGGTGCGATTGAATTTTCTGTTCCATTTGATTCGCTCAGTCCTGACATCGTTGTTGAATTAGCAGAGATGAACGCTGCCCAACAAACTCGGTTTACTTTCCTATATGAGCAAGCGATCAAGTGTATTCAGAAGGAGAAAGAGCAGCAAGGTAAGAAAAACAGCAAGCCTGAAGAAGACCTAGATATATCGAGGGGGTACCCTGGCATTACTTTAAAAAGGCTTATTGATATGCTTTGGGAGGAACTCCGATATTACGATTGGAAACGGGCTCACAAATCAGATAAGAAAGAAGGCAAAAAAAAGTCAGGTAAGAAAGGAGAGGAGGAGGAAGCTCTCTCCACAGAAGAGGTCAACTTACGTCAAATGGAAATTTATTGTCATCGCTATAACTTGGAGCCTCTGATTCAAGAACAGTATGATGCAAGTTCTTATGGTGCATTATCCAAGAAACTTCGCGAACTGGATATGGCCCGTATATTTGACCGGCAAAATACCCCACCGCTCGATATAAAGAAACTTTGTAAACCAGGACATCTCTCGGTTATTGATATGTCAGATGCCGACAGCCAACAGGTCATAAATATTGTAATTGCCGATCTGCTGGCTAGAACTTACCATTACAAAATGAGTTTGAGTGAAGAGGAGAATGTGGAAAACAAAGTTTTTCTCACGATCGAAGAGGCGCATGGTTTCGTATCTCGTGAAAAGCAAGATAAGATGGAGCAAACTCTTGACCAACTCCGTCGCATTGCACGTCGAGGTCGTAAACGCTGGCTGGCATTGCATTTTGTTACCCAATCTCCCCAACATTTACCATCTGAACTTTTCGAGCTAGCAAACAACAAGATTATTCATCAGACCACAGGCTCAGAGAATCTTCGCGTATTGAAAGCTGCTGCAGGCAACGTAAATCAAGCTATATGGGAAGACGTTCCAAGTTTAGGACGTGGGCGAGCAATTGTGGTTTCTAGCCAATACCCACATCCGATTATTACTCGGATTAGGCCCGCCTCATCTCGGCGTAATTTCACATCCTAA